In Halomarina salina, the genomic window TCCGACTTCGGCAGCGTCGAGAACCGGGGGACGGCGAAGCCACGTCGCGCGGCCGAGCTGCTTCGTTCGGACCCGAACGTCGACTTCCCGGTCGACGGTGAGATGCAGGCCGACACGGCCGTCGTCGAGGAGATGCTCACGGACACCTACGAGTTCTCGGACCTGGACGAACCGGCGAACGTCCTGGTGTTCCCGAACCTGGAAGCGGGGAACATCGGCTACAAACTCCTCCAGCGCCTCGGCGGTGCGGACGCCATCGGCCCGATGCTCGTCGGCATGGACAAGCCCGTCCACGTCCTCCAGCGCGGGGACGAGGTGCGGGACGTCGTCAACCTGGCGGCCGTCGCGGTGTCGGACGTCTGAGTCACGTCCGAGAGTCGAGTTGCGTCGACTGTCCGCGCCCGTCGGCGGTCGGTGCCACGCCTGTGTGGCCGAAGTCCTCAAGTCGCTGGTGTGACAAGAGGAGCCATGAACGGCACCGCAGTCATCGTCGGAGGCGGTCGCGTCGGTCGACACACCGCGACGCAACTCATCGACCACGGCTACACGGTCACCGTCGTCGAACGCGACGCCGAAAAGTGCGAGACGCTGGCGACCCAGCAGGTCGGTCACGTCGTCGAGGGCGACGGCGAGGACCGTGCTATCCTCGAAGAGGCGGGCGTCGCAGACGCGGACGTCGTCGCCGCGCTCACCGACCACACGCCGACGAACGTCATCGTCTGCGGGCTAGCCCGCGAAATCGCTCCGGAGATCCGGACGCTCGCCCGCGTCGCCTACGACGGCGAACGCGACTACCAGCACCTCGCCGCCATCGACGACATCGTCTACCCGGCCGCCGCCGCCGCGGACATCGCTGCGGACCACCTTCTCCGTCAGAAGTAACGACTCGAATTATCGCCCTCGCCCGTCGCCCACTACTCGTCGTCACGACGGGCCGTCTCCCGCTCACTTCGGGGGCCGTACGCACCCTGAAATCGACTCACGTGACGGGATGCGACGCTCTCGTAACTCGAAGGGGGCGCTCGTCTCGAACCGTCGACGGGGAGACGCGTTCTATCGACGTTCGAGGAGACGCGAGCGCCGACGGTGACGTCCTCTGCCGGGT contains:
- a CDS encoding potassium channel family protein, which codes for MNGTAVIVGGGRVGRHTATQLIDHGYTVTVVERDAEKCETLATQQVGHVVEGDGEDRAILEEAGVADADVVAALTDHTPTNVIVCGLAREIAPEIRTLARVAYDGERDYQHLAAIDDIVYPAAAAADIAADHLLRQK